In one Deltaproteobacteria bacterium genomic region, the following are encoded:
- a CDS encoding PKD domain-containing protein codes for MKIETRVGLVILLLAAFVCLPAANALAQYQGIWKDGADPAKHNFYIQHYSTGSTLAVYTADAVRFYAFLSDLSDGQFQAVSMDVPDGSKTLSITFISHNHAVAAITNNISHTTTITDIEKKHPAVRTMHSGIWKDATSAFSLYVQDYAAGSSVVVYTFDGVTFQAFAGDLSMFLFSAANLADQSERLDLVFTGFDKGIVTVGPAAAPTYAPAANFTYDVVKAFSPGTLDVGFQFTPTTGAAPFEVAFVDISTIGFDSWSWDFGDGGASAEQNPKHTYSLPGEYEVTVTMSASGLSYACMASETVKVREMGWNPTIGGVVTLSPSGAPLAGVAITADNGGGSTVTDGSGEYSLTVPHGWSGLLTPSLVGYTFSPGSPSFSDVTTNRTLNFTASLQYVPVSGTVTDGETGLALQWVEVTLQGYGSTWTDARGAWSTQVPYGWAGAVSASLAAYIFLPAEIILDGVTSPATAVDFTGAPLQTSITLSGTVTARPEDGGRGIAGVTISYAGDSAGGSTTTDEGGAYTFTVPSGWSGYALAAKTGWTFQPPSIGYSNMTADSVKDYTGFADLVIAGNIVADQSLGGAYLAEVDVVFTSDEGPWSVETDGSGDYSSTVPYGWSGTVTPTLTGWSFDPGFRTFSGLTESVSDADFVGY; via the coding sequence ATGAAAATCGAAACAAGAGTGGGGCTCGTAATTCTCCTTCTCGCCGCCTTCGTCTGCCTCCCGGCGGCAAACGCGTTGGCCCAATATCAGGGAATCTGGAAGGACGGCGCCGATCCCGCGAAGCATAATTTCTACATCCAGCACTATTCCACCGGATCCACCTTGGCCGTTTATACCGCGGACGCGGTCCGTTTTTACGCCTTCTTATCGGACCTATCCGACGGTCAATTCCAAGCCGTGTCCATGGACGTTCCGGACGGGAGCAAGACTCTGTCGATCACGTTTATTTCCCATAATCATGCCGTGGCGGCCATAACGAACAACATCAGCCATACGACGACGATTACGGACATCGAGAAGAAGCACCCGGCCGTCCGAACCATGCACTCCGGCATCTGGAAAGACGCGACTTCCGCGTTCAGCTTGTACGTGCAGGATTACGCCGCCGGATCCAGCGTCGTGGTTTACACCTTCGACGGCGTCACGTTTCAGGCCTTCGCGGGCGACCTATCGATGTTCCTCTTCTCGGCCGCCAACCTGGCGGATCAGAGTGAACGGCTTGACCTGGTCTTCACCGGATTCGACAAGGGGATTGTCACGGTGGGGCCTGCCGCGGCGCCGACCTATGCCCCCGCCGCCAACTTCACCTATGACGTTGTCAAAGCGTTCTCTCCCGGAACGCTGGACGTCGGCTTCCAGTTCACGCCCACAACGGGAGCGGCCCCTTTCGAGGTTGCGTTTGTCGATATTTCGACCATCGGCTTCGACAGTTGGAGCTGGGATTTCGGAGACGGCGGCGCCAGCGCGGAACAAAACCCCAAGCATACGTATAGCCTGCCCGGCGAATACGAGGTGACGGTCACCATGAGCGCCTCCGGGCTTTCGTATGCCTGCATGGCTTCGGAAACCGTCAAGGTGCGCGAGATGGGGTGGAATCCGACCATCGGCGGCGTTGTCACCCTCTCGCCCTCCGGCGCCCCCCTGGCGGGGGTCGCCATTACGGCGGACAACGGCGGGGGCTCGACCGTCACGGACGGTTCGGGCGAATACTCGCTTACGGTTCCGCATGGATGGAGCGGCCTTTTGACCCCGTCCCTCGTCGGATACACCTTCAGCCCCGGCTCCCCGTCGTTTTCCGATGTCACGACAAACCGGACCCTGAACTTCACGGCTTCCCTGCAATATGTACCTGTTTCGGGAACCGTCACCGACGGAGAAACAGGTCTCGCGCTCCAGTGGGTGGAAGTCACCCTTCAGGGATACGGATCCACCTGGACCGACGCCCGGGGCGCGTGGAGCACGCAGGTTCCCTACGGCTGGGCCGGAGCCGTGTCCGCAAGTCTGGCCGCTTACATCTTTTTGCCCGCGGAAATCATTCTTGACGGCGTGACTTCGCCGGCCACGGCCGTCGATTTCACGGGCGCTCCCCTCCAGACATCGATCACCCTCTCGGGCACGGTCACGGCCCGGCCGGAGGACGGCGGCCGGGGCATCGCCGGCGTCACGATCTCGTACGCGGGTGACAGCGCAGGCGGAAGCACGACCACCGACGAAGGGGGGGCCTATACCTTCACCGTCCCGTCCGGCTGGTCCGGATACGCGCTGGCCGCCAAGACCGGCTGGACGTTTCAGCCTCCTTCCATCGGCTACTCGAACATGACCGCGGATTCCGTGAAGGATTACACCGGGTTTGCGGACCTCGTCATCGCGGGGAACATTGTCGCCGACCAATCCTTAGGAGGGGCCTATCTGGCGGAGGTGGATGTGGTGTTCACGAGCGACGAGGGCCCATGGTCCGTGGAGACCGACGGTTCCGGCGACTATTCCTCGACCGTACCCTATGGATGGAGCGGAACGGTGACGCCGACCCTGACGGGCTGGAGTTTCGACCCGGGCTTCAGAACCTTCTCCGGTTTGACGGAAAGCGTGTCGGACGCGGATTTCGTGGGATATTAG
- the tkt gene encoding transketolase has protein sequence MNDSRNDLDRLCINTIRTLSMDAVQKANSGHPGTPMGLASVAYVLWTRFLRFNPADSNWFDRDRFVLSCGHASMLLYSMLHLTGFDLSLEDIKNFRQWGSKTPGHPEYGVTPGVETTTGPLGQGIMNAVGMALAEAHLAGRFNRESHNIVNHYTYVFCSDGDFMEGASHEAGSLAGHLGLGKLIVVYDDNRITIEGDSSLTYSDDVGKRFEAYNWHVQDIGDRADDIEALSQAFAAAREHTARPSLIIVRSHIGCGSPNKQDTKEAHGEPLGMEEIAACKIAYGWPEDEHFLVPDAVKEHMGRAGENGARLERQWNEKFSAYEQAYPEAAVEFKRALSGDLPEGWDAGIPVFVPKDGPMATRAASGKVLNSFAQKTKSLMGGSADLAPSTKTLIAKEEYLSGRQPGYRNVAWGIRELAMCACCSGMALHGGIRPYAATFFIFTDYARPAIRLAALMELPVIYVMTHDSIGVGEDGPTHQPIEHLASLRAMPNLTLIRPADANETAYAWRAAMENKSGPTMLALSRQGLPIFDRAVGGGAEGVYMGAYILFKEQGVRPDMILIASGSEVALVVQAKDVLMGAGIDARVVSMPSWELFQRQTQEYRQEVLPREVTARLAVEAGSPLGWREWVGDRGDILGITRFGASAPGKELFKQYGLTVENVVSRARKLLGR, from the coding sequence ATGAACGATTCCCGAAACGACCTGGATCGGCTTTGCATCAACACCATACGGACACTGTCCATGGACGCCGTCCAGAAAGCGAATTCCGGACATCCCGGAACGCCCATGGGTCTGGCGTCCGTGGCGTACGTACTCTGGACGCGTTTCCTGCGCTTCAATCCGGCCGACTCGAACTGGTTCGATCGTGACCGGTTCGTGCTCTCCTGCGGCCACGCTTCCATGTTGCTGTATTCCATGCTGCACCTGACGGGCTTCGACCTGTCCCTCGAGGACATCAAGAACTTCCGCCAATGGGGAAGCAAGACCCCGGGACATCCCGAGTATGGCGTGACGCCGGGGGTCGAAACGACCACGGGCCCCTTGGGACAGGGGATCATGAACGCCGTGGGCATGGCTCTTGCTGAAGCGCATCTTGCCGGCAGGTTTAATCGCGAATCGCATAACATCGTAAATCATTACACCTATGTTTTCTGCAGCGACGGGGACTTCATGGAGGGGGCCTCCCACGAAGCGGGATCTCTGGCCGGCCATCTGGGCCTCGGCAAACTGATCGTTGTATACGACGACAATCGGATCACCATCGAGGGCGATTCGTCACTGACGTATTCGGACGATGTGGGCAAACGGTTCGAGGCCTATAACTGGCACGTTCAGGATATAGGGGACAGGGCCGACGACATCGAGGCCCTTTCACAGGCCTTTGCCGCGGCAAGGGAGCATACCGCTCGGCCTTCCCTCATTATCGTGCGTTCGCACATCGGTTGCGGATCCCCCAACAAGCAGGATACCAAGGAAGCCCATGGCGAACCTTTGGGGATGGAGGAGATCGCGGCCTGCAAAATAGCGTACGGTTGGCCCGAGGATGAGCATTTTCTCGTTCCCGATGCGGTCAAGGAGCACATGGGGAGGGCCGGGGAAAACGGCGCCAGGCTCGAGCGGCAATGGAACGAGAAGTTCTCCGCCTATGAACAGGCGTATCCCGAGGCGGCCGTGGAATTCAAGCGCGCCCTTTCGGGTGACTTGCCTGAAGGCTGGGATGCGGGTATTCCGGTGTTCGTTCCCAAGGACGGTCCCATGGCCACCCGAGCCGCCTCGGGCAAGGTGCTCAACTCCTTCGCTCAGAAAACGAAGTCGCTGATGGGGGGCAGTGCGGATCTGGCGCCGTCCACCAAGACATTGATCGCGAAAGAGGAGTATCTTTCCGGCCGCCAACCGGGTTACCGGAACGTGGCCTGGGGAATTCGCGAACTGGCCATGTGCGCTTGCTGTTCAGGGATGGCGCTGCACGGAGGCATCCGGCCCTACGCAGCCACGTTTTTCATCTTTACCGACTATGCCCGCCCCGCCATCCGTCTGGCCGCGTTGATGGAGTTGCCCGTAATCTATGTAATGACCCACGACTCCATTGGAGTTGGAGAAGATGGGCCCACCCATCAACCCATCGAGCATCTTGCGTCGCTTCGCGCCATGCCGAACCTGACGTTGATTCGTCCGGCGGACGCAAACGAAACGGCGTATGCGTGGCGCGCCGCCATGGAGAACAAGAGCGGTCCCACCATGCTGGCGCTTTCACGGCAGGGACTTCCGATTTTCGATCGCGCGGTCGGAGGCGGAGCTGAAGGCGTATACATGGGCGCCTATATACTGTTCAAAGAACAGGGCGTCCGCCCGGATATGATACTGATCGCTTCAGGTTCCGAGGTGGCGCTGGTGGTCCAGGCTAAAGACGTGCTTATGGGAGCGGGTATTGACGCCCGCGTGGTGAGCATGCCGAGTTGGGAGCTGTTTCAGCGACAAACGCAGGAATACCGTCAAGAGGTGTTGCCGCGGGAGGTGACGGCCCGATTGGCCGTGGAAGCAGGATCACCCCTGGGATGGCGCGAATGGGTGGGTGATCGAGGCGACATTCTGGGCATCACCCGATTCGGAGCCAGTGCTCCGGGCAAAGAGCTGTTCAAACAATACGGGCTGACGGTCGAGAATGTGGTCTCGAGGGCGCGGAAACTCCTCGGCCGATAA